In Gammaproteobacteria bacterium, a single genomic region encodes these proteins:
- a CDS encoding AlpA family transcriptional regulator yields MTENPEQQMGPPTRFLRMSEVQARTSLSRSTIRRWVKQGIFPQPIALGERVQGWIEAEIDQWIRERIAASRGVGETVAH; encoded by the coding sequence ATGACCGAGAACCCCGAACAGCAAATGGGACCGCCGACCCGCTTCCTGCGGATGTCGGAAGTGCAGGCTCGGACCAGCCTCTCGCGAAGCACGATCCGAAGGTGGGTCAAACAGGGGATCTTCCCTCAGCCGATCGCGCTGGGCGAGCGCGTGCAGGGCTGGATCGAGGCAGAGATCGACCAGTGGATCCGCGAACGGATCGCGGCAAGCCGGGGCGTCGGAGAGACCGTCGCCCATTGA
- a CDS encoding TrbC/VirB2 family protein, with protein sequence MRTLLTTMRGAAWAVLLMLTPGALTAQGTSPWVDAVNELQTQFTGPIARGLSLIAIVVGGLMFAFGEGGSKRTLAGIIFGIGMAVGAVNFLGWLF encoded by the coding sequence ATGAGAACGTTGCTGACGACGATGCGGGGAGCCGCGTGGGCCGTGCTGCTCATGCTGACGCCCGGTGCGCTGACGGCGCAGGGCACGAGTCCGTGGGTGGACGCGGTGAACGAGCTTCAGACGCAGTTCACGGGACCGATCGCGCGGGGGCTGTCGCTGATCGCGATCGTGGTGGGCGGGCTGATGTTCGCGTTCGGCGAGGGCGGGAGCAAGCGCACGCTGGCGGGGATCATCTTCGGGATCGGCATGGCCGTGGGCGCGGTGAACTTCCTCGGCTGGCTGTTCTGA
- a CDS encoding VirB3 family type IV secretion system protein, which produces MRGLTRWAGYAALNRPLTVLGVERRLFLLGATLAVAVWNATASLVAGGLVFAGCYGAGWLAGRRDPAMLAVLRAAARYPARFDPGKWADEPWHLRIRTDSK; this is translated from the coding sequence ATGCGGGGTCTGACGCGCTGGGCGGGCTACGCGGCACTGAACCGCCCGCTGACGGTGCTGGGCGTGGAGCGGCGTCTGTTCCTGCTGGGCGCGACGCTTGCGGTCGCGGTGTGGAACGCGACGGCCTCGCTCGTGGCGGGCGGCTTGGTGTTCGCGGGCTGCTACGGCGCGGGCTGGCTCGCGGGCCGGAGGGACCCGGCGATGCTCGCGGTCCTCCGCGCGGCGGCCCGCTATCCGGCCCGGTTCGATCCGGGCAAGTGGGCGGACGAGCCCTGGCATCTCCGCATCCGGACGGACTCGAAGTGA